In Tsuneonella dongtanensis, a single window of DNA contains:
- a CDS encoding isovaleryl-CoA dehydrogenase: MRATPDFDFQLGESAEMIREATARFADEQVAPLAERADREDWFPQELWPAMGELGLHGITVEEEFGGLGLGYLEHVIAVEEISRASASVGLSYGAHSNLCVNQIRRWGNAEQKAKYLPGLISGEHVGSLAMSEASAGSDVVSMKLKADAVQGGYVLNGTKFWITNATYADTLVVYAKTDGHAGSRGITAFLIEKDDPGFSIGQKIDKMGMRGSPTAELVFDDCEIPEERVMGPLNGGVGVLMSGLDYERVVLAGLQLGIMQACLDTVIPYLRERKQFGKPIGAFQLMQAKVADMYVALQSARAYTYAVAKSCDAGQTTRFDAAGAILLASENAFRVAGEAVQALGGAGYTKDWPVERYLRDAKLLDIGAGTNEIRRMLIGRELIGAAG; this comes from the coding sequence TTGCGCGCCACCCCCGATTTCGATTTCCAGCTCGGCGAAAGCGCCGAGATGATCCGCGAGGCGACCGCCCGCTTCGCCGACGAGCAGGTTGCCCCGCTTGCAGAGCGCGCCGACCGCGAGGACTGGTTCCCGCAGGAATTGTGGCCGGCGATGGGTGAGCTCGGCCTCCACGGCATTACCGTGGAGGAGGAGTTCGGCGGCCTTGGCCTGGGCTATCTCGAACACGTCATTGCGGTCGAGGAAATCAGCCGTGCCTCGGCCAGCGTCGGCCTCAGCTACGGCGCGCATTCGAACCTCTGCGTCAACCAGATCCGCCGCTGGGGCAATGCCGAGCAGAAGGCGAAGTACCTGCCGGGCCTCATCAGCGGCGAGCATGTCGGCAGCCTCGCGATGTCCGAGGCTTCGGCCGGGTCGGACGTCGTCTCGATGAAGCTCAAGGCCGACGCGGTACAGGGCGGCTATGTGCTCAACGGCACCAAGTTCTGGATCACCAACGCGACGTACGCCGACACGCTGGTGGTCTATGCCAAGACCGACGGTCACGCCGGCAGCCGCGGCATCACCGCGTTCCTGATCGAGAAGGACGACCCGGGTTTCTCGATCGGCCAGAAGATCGACAAGATGGGGATGCGCGGCAGCCCCACGGCGGAGCTGGTGTTCGACGATTGCGAGATTCCCGAGGAGCGGGTGATGGGCCCGCTCAACGGCGGCGTCGGCGTGCTGATGAGCGGGCTCGACTACGAACGCGTGGTGCTCGCCGGGCTGCAGCTCGGAATCATGCAGGCCTGCCTCGACACGGTCATCCCCTACCTCCGCGAGCGCAAGCAGTTCGGCAAGCCTATCGGCGCGTTCCAGCTGATGCAGGCCAAGGTCGCCGACATGTACGTCGCGCTGCAATCGGCGCGCGCCTATACCTACGCCGTCGCGAAAAGCTGCGATGCGGGACAGACCACCCGCTTCGACGCCGCGGGCGCGATCCTGCTGGCGAGCGAGAACGCCTTCCGCGTCGCGGGAGAAGCGGTCCAGGCGCTGGGCGGCGCGGGCTATACCAAGGACTGGCCGGTCGAACGCTACCTGCGCGACGCCAAGCTGCTCGACATCGGCGCGGGGACGAACGAGATCCGCCGCATGCTGATCGGCCGCGAACTGATCGGCGCGGCGGGGTAG
- a CDS encoding sensor histidine kinase, protein MKLEGNPSGPLGATPSAAFCGEDDRVTVLASYAPDAIEDDPELAGIAAFAAQLTSSPIALVSLVESERQRFLVREGLETRETPRPLSFCAHAMLGDQVMEVCDATQDPRFAENELVTGDMGLRFYAGAPLVSPEGAPLGALCVIDTVPRPEGLTDLQRNGLEVLARAVMRRLETQRTELATNARETESARTMREIADLLPAIIWSADGDGNFDYFNSRWKEITGLDRPKVTDDWRPVVHPEDTDAAFGAWGDSAQTGKPFESEYRLKHADGSWRWTLSRAIPLLGADGTIRRWYGTLTDVDDGHRVSENRDLLAKELSHRIKNIFAVVAGLVSIRARRHKEAKEFATELIDAIRSLGRAHDFVRPVEGVKGDSLRGLLKELMAPYGDDRARVTIGGADCEIGPRAATPLALIFHELATNSAKYGALSVEIGRVEIEIDCGSDAERARISWREHGGPPAPQVPGTEGFGSRLVQMSIEGQLGGTMDRRFEAGGLAVDLSIPLKSIRS, encoded by the coding sequence GTGAAACTGGAAGGTAACCCGTCAGGGCCATTGGGGGCCACGCCGTCTGCCGCGTTCTGCGGCGAGGACGACCGCGTCACCGTGCTCGCCAGCTACGCGCCGGATGCGATCGAGGATGATCCCGAACTGGCCGGCATTGCCGCGTTCGCCGCACAGCTCACCTCCAGCCCGATAGCGCTCGTCAGCCTGGTCGAGAGCGAGCGGCAGCGCTTCCTCGTGCGTGAAGGGCTGGAAACGCGCGAAACGCCGCGCCCGCTGAGTTTCTGTGCGCACGCGATGCTCGGCGACCAAGTCATGGAAGTATGCGACGCGACCCAGGACCCGCGGTTCGCCGAGAACGAACTCGTGACCGGCGATATGGGTCTTCGCTTCTACGCGGGTGCGCCGCTCGTCTCTCCCGAAGGGGCTCCGCTCGGTGCGCTCTGCGTGATCGACACGGTGCCGCGGCCCGAAGGTCTGACGGATCTCCAGCGCAATGGTCTCGAAGTGCTGGCACGTGCCGTGATGCGGCGGCTGGAGACGCAGCGGACCGAACTGGCAACCAATGCCCGGGAAACCGAAAGCGCTCGCACGATGCGGGAGATCGCCGACCTCTTGCCCGCCATCATCTGGTCGGCGGACGGCGATGGGAACTTCGACTACTTCAACTCGCGCTGGAAAGAGATAACCGGGCTCGATCGACCCAAGGTGACCGACGACTGGCGACCCGTGGTCCATCCCGAGGATACCGACGCGGCATTTGGCGCCTGGGGCGACAGCGCGCAGACCGGCAAGCCGTTCGAGAGCGAATATCGCCTCAAGCATGCGGACGGTTCCTGGCGCTGGACGCTTTCGCGTGCGATCCCGCTCCTGGGCGCGGATGGCACGATCCGCCGCTGGTACGGCACCTTGACTGATGTCGACGACGGTCACCGCGTGTCGGAAAACCGCGACCTGCTCGCCAAGGAGCTGTCGCACCGCATCAAGAACATATTCGCGGTCGTCGCGGGGCTGGTTTCGATCCGCGCGCGGCGGCACAAAGAGGCGAAGGAATTCGCGACCGAACTCATCGACGCAATTCGCTCGCTGGGCCGCGCGCACGACTTCGTCCGCCCTGTCGAAGGCGTGAAAGGCGACAGCCTGCGCGGCCTGCTGAAGGAGCTCATGGCGCCCTATGGTGACGACCGTGCACGCGTGACGATCGGAGGCGCCGATTGCGAGATCGGCCCGCGCGCGGCCACCCCGCTGGCGCTGATCTTTCACGAACTCGCGACCAACTCGGCCAAGTACGGCGCGCTGTCGGTGGAGATCGGCCGGGTCGAGATCGAGATCGACTGCGGTTCCGATGCCGAGCGGGCACGGATATCCTGGCGCGAGCACGGCGGGCCGCCGGCGCCGCAGGTGCCGGGCACCGAAGGCTTCGGCTCGCGGCTCGTCCAGATGTCGATCGAGGGCCAGCTTGGCGGCACGATGGATCGCCGGTTCGAGGCAGGTGGCCTCGCGGTCGACCTGTCGATTCCGCTGAAGTCGATCCGCAGCTAG
- a CDS encoding ATP-binding cassette domain-containing protein encodes MLEFVDVEKRFGAVVAVDGVSLTVARGASVALVGASGSGKSTLLGMINRLVEPDAGRISFDGTDVRAVERTALRRRIGYVFQSIGLFPHMDVAANVGIGPKVTGQSLSPERAGELLDLVGLDPAYGTRMPDELSGGQRQRVGVARALAGNPEVLLMDEPFGALDPVTRDALGKRVRDLHERLGLTTVLVTHDMAEALLLADRVIVMESGRIAADETPRALLAGAGGSAAQALVAVPRAQADALEVMRR; translated from the coding sequence ATGCTCGAATTCGTCGATGTCGAAAAGCGCTTCGGTGCGGTCGTCGCGGTGGACGGCGTTTCGCTGACCGTGGCGCGCGGCGCGTCCGTGGCCCTTGTTGGCGCGTCCGGATCGGGCAAGTCGACGCTTCTCGGCATGATCAATCGCCTCGTCGAGCCCGATGCCGGCCGCATTTCGTTCGACGGTACCGATGTCCGCGCGGTCGAGCGGACCGCCCTGCGCCGACGAATCGGCTACGTCTTCCAGTCGATCGGCCTGTTCCCGCACATGGACGTGGCGGCGAACGTCGGCATCGGGCCGAAGGTGACGGGCCAGTCGCTGTCGCCGGAGCGGGCGGGCGAGCTCCTCGACCTCGTCGGGCTCGATCCCGCATACGGCACCCGAATGCCCGATGAGCTGTCCGGCGGGCAGCGCCAGCGCGTCGGAGTCGCCCGCGCCCTGGCCGGCAATCCCGAAGTCCTGCTGATGGACGAGCCGTTCGGCGCGCTCGACCCGGTCACCCGCGACGCGCTGGGCAAGCGGGTGCGGGACCTGCACGAGCGGCTCGGCCTGACGACCGTTCTCGTGACGCACGACATGGCCGAGGCCCTGCTGCTCGCCGATCGGGTGATCGTGATGGAAAGTGGCCGGATCGCCGCCGACGAGACGCCGCGGGCCTTGCTCGCCGGAGCGGGCGGCAGCGCCGCGCAGGCGCTCGTCGCGGTTCCCCGCGCGCAGGCCGACGCGCTCGAGGTGATGCGCCGGTGA
- a CDS encoding ABC transporter permease/substrate-binding protein — protein sequence MSEVFETLWTLGDKLAAHVVLSAAALALGIAVALPLAVWASRSRTVERIALGFASLVQTIPALALLALFFPILLSLRALFGEGLPALGFLPALLALALYALLPILRNAVTARAEMAPGVLQAADAVGMTGWQKLRLVEAPLAAPFVMAGIRTAAVWTIGAATLSTTVGQPSLGDPIFAGLQTQTWSLVVAGCLASAGLALAADGLLALVERGMKARRPALVWTGTALIAAGLAAALLAGTGRDRDTVVVGAKNFSEQYILARLIGDRLEAAGYAVEYREGLGSAVVHRALTSGQVDVYVDYSGTVWANEMKRDGTPPRAEMLDAIAAWEKGNGARMLGALGFENAYAFAMKQERAGVLGIASLADLAAKGRNLTLGGDLEFFRRPEWRAVDAAYGLGALTRRNFAPTFMYDALGSDEADVITAFSSDGRIAADRLVVLADPRGALPAYDAILLISPGRADDRRFTRALMPLVGAIPVEAMREANFMVDRPESKKTPEQAARWLAERVGS from the coding sequence GTGAGCGAGGTCTTTGAAACGCTCTGGACGCTCGGCGACAAGCTGGCGGCCCATGTCGTGCTGTCCGCTGCGGCGCTGGCGCTGGGCATCGCCGTGGCCCTGCCGCTGGCCGTCTGGGCCAGCCGCTCGCGCACGGTCGAGCGGATCGCGCTCGGCTTCGCCAGCCTCGTCCAGACGATCCCGGCGCTCGCGCTGCTGGCGCTGTTTTTCCCGATACTGCTGAGCCTGCGCGCCCTTTTCGGCGAGGGGCTCCCGGCGCTCGGTTTCCTGCCGGCCCTGCTGGCGCTCGCGCTCTACGCCCTGTTGCCGATCCTGCGCAACGCGGTCACCGCGCGGGCCGAGATGGCGCCCGGAGTCCTGCAGGCGGCGGACGCGGTCGGGATGACAGGGTGGCAGAAGCTGCGGCTGGTCGAAGCGCCGCTCGCCGCGCCCTTCGTGATGGCGGGGATACGCACCGCAGCGGTCTGGACAATTGGCGCGGCGACCCTCTCGACCACGGTCGGCCAGCCGAGCCTGGGCGATCCGATATTCGCAGGCTTGCAGACCCAGACGTGGTCGCTGGTGGTCGCCGGGTGCCTCGCGTCGGCGGGACTCGCGCTGGCGGCCGACGGGCTGCTCGCGCTCGTCGAGCGGGGCATGAAGGCACGGCGACCGGCCCTCGTGTGGACCGGCACCGCGCTGATCGCGGCTGGGCTGGCGGCTGCGCTTCTTGCCGGAACCGGACGCGACCGGGATACCGTCGTCGTCGGAGCGAAGAATTTCTCCGAGCAATATATCCTCGCGCGCCTGATCGGGGACCGCCTGGAAGCCGCGGGATACGCTGTCGAGTATCGCGAAGGACTGGGCTCGGCGGTGGTGCACCGGGCGCTGACCAGCGGCCAGGTCGACGTCTACGTTGACTATTCCGGGACCGTCTGGGCGAACGAGATGAAGCGCGATGGCACCCCGCCGCGCGCGGAGATGCTCGATGCGATCGCGGCGTGGGAAAAGGGCAACGGCGCGCGCATGCTCGGGGCGCTGGGGTTCGAGAATGCCTACGCCTTCGCGATGAAGCAGGAACGTGCCGGCGTGCTGGGCATCGCCTCGCTCGCCGATCTGGCGGCGAAAGGCCGCAATCTTACGCTCGGCGGCGACCTCGAGTTCTTCCGCCGGCCCGAATGGCGGGCGGTCGACGCGGCCTATGGCCTCGGCGCGCTCACCCGGCGCAACTTCGCCCCGACCTTCATGTACGATGCACTCGGTTCGGACGAGGCGGACGTCATCACCGCGTTCTCGTCGGACGGCCGGATCGCCGCCGACCGGCTGGTTGTCCTCGCCGATCCGCGCGGAGCACTGCCCGCCTACGACGCGATACTGCTCATCTCTCCCGGACGTGCCGACGATCGCCGCTTCACCCGGGCGCTCATGCCGCTCGTGGGGGCGATCCCGGTCGAGGCGATGCGCGAGGCGAACTTCATGGTCGACCGGCCGGAAAGCAAGAAAACGCCTGAGCAGGCCGCGCGCTGGCTGGCGGAGCGGGTGGGGAGCTAG
- a CDS encoding DUF2147 domain-containing protein: MRALIVMIATLAAAPLAAADSVDGLWTTEEKDGQVRIGECGATRCGRLAKFLVPPPQGLDQRDIYNPDKAKRSRKLLGLPILTNFKSDGLVWRGTIYDPKSGKSYRSVLKRRNATTLEVKGCIGPFCQTQLWKKAD; the protein is encoded by the coding sequence GTGAGAGCGCTTATCGTCATGATCGCCACGCTCGCCGCTGCACCGCTCGCCGCCGCCGATTCGGTCGACGGCCTCTGGACCACCGAGGAGAAGGACGGCCAGGTCCGCATCGGCGAATGCGGCGCGACACGCTGCGGGCGGCTTGCGAAGTTCCTCGTGCCGCCGCCGCAGGGCCTCGACCAGCGCGACATCTACAACCCCGACAAGGCGAAGCGCAGCCGCAAGCTGCTCGGCCTGCCGATCCTGACGAACTTCAAGTCCGACGGTTTGGTGTGGCGGGGGACGATCTACGATCCCAAGAGCGGGAAGTCGTATCGCTCGGTGCTCAAGCGGCGCAACGCCACCACGCTCGAGGTGAAGGGCTGCATCGGTCCGTTCTGCCAGACCCAGCTCTGGAAGAAGGCCGACTAG
- a CDS encoding class I SAM-dependent methyltransferase — protein MTEDKMPLADMFRRLIRNTGPISLAHFMAESNARYYAGRDPLGTDGDFVTAPEISQMFGELIGLWLADMWIRAGRPEPVAYVELGPGRGTLARDAMRTAKRYGLEPEIHFVESSPALKKIQLEAVPEARFHGDLGTLPMDIPLLIVGNEFLDALPVRQLVRAAEGWRERMVGLDGDTFIHVAGAQPMDAAVPPEWREGRQGTIIETSPAAAAVVYEIAGRLAAQGGCALLIDYGHTDLRAGSTMQAVRAHRKVDPFSSPGEADLTAHVDFATLAKVAQSRGVTWMGTPTQGSWLKALGIETRADALAQRAPHLRSELFAGRDRLVADDQMGHLFKVMGLAAPGWPHGVGFDKEE, from the coding sequence ATGACCGAAGACAAGATGCCGCTGGCGGACATGTTCCGCCGGCTGATCCGCAATACCGGGCCGATCAGCCTGGCCCATTTCATGGCCGAATCGAATGCGCGCTACTATGCGGGCCGCGACCCGCTGGGTACCGACGGCGACTTCGTCACGGCGCCGGAAATCAGCCAGATGTTCGGCGAACTGATCGGGCTGTGGCTGGCCGACATGTGGATCCGCGCCGGCCGTCCGGAGCCGGTCGCCTACGTCGAACTCGGCCCCGGGCGCGGTACCCTTGCGCGCGACGCGATGCGCACCGCGAAACGCTATGGCCTCGAGCCCGAAATCCATTTCGTGGAAAGCTCGCCCGCGCTGAAGAAGATCCAGCTCGAGGCGGTTCCGGAGGCCCGCTTCCACGGCGACCTCGGCACGCTTCCGATGGACATTCCGCTGCTCATCGTCGGCAACGAATTCCTCGACGCTCTGCCGGTGCGGCAGCTCGTCCGCGCCGCCGAAGGCTGGCGCGAGCGCATGGTGGGTCTCGACGGGGACACCTTCATCCATGTCGCGGGCGCGCAGCCGATGGACGCCGCGGTCCCGCCCGAATGGCGCGAAGGCCGGCAGGGCACGATCATAGAGACGAGCCCGGCCGCCGCAGCCGTGGTCTACGAGATCGCCGGACGCCTCGCCGCGCAGGGTGGGTGCGCATTGCTGATCGACTATGGCCACACAGACCTGCGCGCCGGCTCGACGATGCAGGCGGTACGCGCGCATCGCAAGGTGGACCCGTTCTCGTCGCCCGGCGAGGCGGACCTGACCGCGCACGTCGACTTCGCCACGCTGGCGAAGGTCGCGCAGTCGCGCGGGGTGACGTGGATGGGCACGCCGACGCAAGGGTCCTGGCTCAAGGCGCTCGGCATCGAAACCCGCGCCGATGCACTCGCGCAGCGCGCCCCGCACTTGCGCAGCGAGCTTTTCGCAGGCCGCGACAGGCTTGTGGCAGACGACCAGATGGGCCATCTTTTCAAGGTCATGGGCCTCGCCGCACCCGGCTGGCCGCACGGCGTAGGGTTCGACAAGGAGGAGTAG
- the lgt gene encoding prolipoprotein diacylglyceryl transferase encodes MLSLLAETSQLSGQAIHFEDLGLRRGIDLGFFELRFYSLAYLAGIVLGYWHLTKMIKAPGSPMAQRHADDLFFYCTIGIILGGRLGYALFYSPDFYLLTHPLEFLKLWEGGMSFHGGVMGVLVAIAWVCHQGKISFLRTADYIATCVPFGMLFGRLANFVNGELWGRAAGPDVPWAMIFPEDPTQLARHPSQLYQAGLEGALMVLVMLLLFWKTKARWRPGLLVGVFTAGIGMARFVTEFFREPDAQLQEFARSTGLSMGQWLTIPLILVGLFFVIRALTRPPIGSQPAQPATA; translated from the coding sequence CTGCTGTCACTACTGGCGGAGACGTCCCAGCTTTCCGGGCAGGCCATCCACTTCGAAGACCTCGGGTTACGTAGGGGAATCGACCTCGGCTTCTTCGAGCTGCGATTCTATTCACTCGCGTACCTGGCCGGAATCGTCCTCGGCTACTGGCACCTCACGAAGATGATCAAGGCGCCCGGCAGCCCGATGGCGCAGCGCCACGCCGACGACCTGTTCTTCTATTGCACGATCGGCATCATCCTCGGCGGACGGCTCGGCTATGCTCTGTTCTATTCGCCGGATTTCTACTTGCTGACCCACCCGCTCGAATTCCTCAAGCTGTGGGAAGGCGGGATGAGTTTTCACGGCGGTGTGATGGGCGTGCTGGTGGCGATCGCGTGGGTCTGCCACCAGGGCAAGATCAGCTTCCTGCGCACCGCCGATTACATCGCGACGTGCGTACCCTTCGGCATGCTGTTCGGTCGCCTCGCCAACTTCGTCAACGGCGAGCTGTGGGGCCGCGCTGCTGGCCCGGACGTGCCCTGGGCGATGATCTTCCCGGAAGATCCGACCCAGCTCGCGCGTCACCCGAGCCAGCTCTACCAGGCCGGGCTCGAGGGTGCGCTGATGGTTCTCGTCATGCTGCTCCTGTTCTGGAAAACGAAAGCCCGCTGGCGGCCGGGGCTGCTCGTCGGCGTATTCACCGCCGGCATCGGCATGGCCCGCTTCGTCACCGAGTTCTTCCGCGAACCCGATGCCCAGCTGCAGGAGTTCGCGCGCTCGACCGGGCTCAGCATGGGCCAGTGGCTCACCATTCCGCTGATCCTGGTCGGACTGTTCTTCGTGATCCGCGCACTGACCCGCCCGCCGATCGGGAGCCAGCCGGCCCAGCCCGCGACAGCATGA
- a CDS encoding class I adenylate-forming enzyme family protein yields the protein MATDLDRDIQRIADHVTSPGQMFETKTVERRGVPMPAFLNAPPTLAHYMAHFSVLHKDAVFIVDGDQRLTFGEMYAAASNVAHGLVTRHGMQRGDRVGIAARNSANWIAAYMGVLMGGGCATLLNGWWTGEELAYGINLCECSLVLADPQRAARLDGIEHDAKVVVFTHDGPPSAGLEPVWAEGDTAATMLGTLGPDDLATILYTSGSTGFPKGAYSDHLGVVSGVMNYVCQMATLLQLFTERGEAPSVQPSALVSVPLFHVTGEIPLFLQSFAMGRKLVLMPKWDATEALRLLDEEKITYFVGVPLMSYELATHPDRDKYDLSQCKSFAAGGAPRPPEHVNKIREAFPDGFPLLGYGLTETNAVGCGNLNENYMAKPGSTGTASRPLVDLAILDDDGKPLDQGKVGEVCIRSVCNFLGYWKNEDATRAAYTDDAYFRTGDLGYLDEDGYLFIVDRKKDIIIRGGENISCIEVEQEIYAHPHIAECSVFGIPDERLGEIPAAVYLVKEGHDVDPEDLKEFLAERLAKFKIPQFLWHVEDALPRLGTQKIDKPTLRARYQALAEKAGTA from the coding sequence ATGGCGACCGATCTCGACAGGGACATTCAGCGAATTGCCGACCATGTCACGAGCCCCGGCCAGATGTTCGAGACGAAGACGGTCGAACGGCGAGGGGTGCCGATGCCGGCTTTCCTCAACGCCCCGCCGACGCTGGCGCATTACATGGCGCATTTCTCGGTCCTGCATAAGGATGCTGTCTTCATCGTCGACGGAGACCAGCGGCTGACCTTCGGCGAAATGTATGCTGCTGCGTCGAACGTGGCGCACGGCCTGGTCACCCGGCACGGGATGCAGCGCGGCGACCGCGTGGGCATCGCCGCGCGCAATTCGGCCAACTGGATCGCCGCCTACATGGGCGTGCTGATGGGCGGCGGTTGCGCCACCCTGCTCAACGGCTGGTGGACCGGCGAAGAGCTCGCCTACGGCATCAACCTGTGCGAGTGTTCGCTCGTGCTCGCCGACCCGCAACGCGCCGCGCGGCTCGACGGGATCGAGCATGACGCCAAGGTCGTGGTGTTCACTCACGACGGACCGCCGTCGGCCGGTCTCGAGCCGGTCTGGGCCGAAGGCGACACCGCCGCGACGATGCTCGGCACGCTCGGGCCGGACGACCTTGCTACCATTCTCTACACCTCGGGCTCGACCGGTTTTCCCAAGGGCGCCTATTCCGATCACCTCGGGGTGGTCAGCGGGGTGATGAACTACGTCTGCCAGATGGCGACGCTGCTCCAGCTCTTCACCGAGCGCGGCGAGGCGCCGAGCGTGCAGCCGAGCGCGCTGGTCAGCGTTCCGCTGTTCCACGTGACCGGCGAAATCCCGCTGTTCCTTCAGAGCTTCGCAATGGGCCGCAAGCTCGTCCTGATGCCCAAGTGGGACGCGACCGAGGCGCTGCGCCTGCTCGACGAAGAGAAGATCACCTACTTCGTCGGCGTTCCGCTGATGAGTTACGAACTGGCCACCCACCCCGACCGCGACAAGTACGACCTGTCGCAGTGCAAGAGCTTCGCCGCCGGCGGCGCGCCGCGCCCCCCCGAGCACGTGAACAAGATTCGCGAGGCGTTTCCCGACGGCTTCCCGCTGCTGGGCTATGGCCTGACCGAGACCAACGCGGTCGGCTGCGGCAACCTCAACGAGAACTACATGGCCAAGCCCGGGTCGACCGGGACGGCGTCGCGCCCCCTAGTCGACCTCGCGATCCTCGACGACGACGGCAAGCCGCTCGATCAGGGCAAGGTCGGCGAAGTGTGCATTCGCTCGGTGTGCAACTTCCTCGGCTACTGGAAGAACGAGGACGCCACCCGCGCCGCCTATACCGACGACGCCTATTTTCGCACCGGCGACCTCGGCTACCTCGACGAGGACGGCTATCTCTTCATCGTCGACCGCAAGAAGGACATCATCATCCGCGGGGGCGAGAACATCAGCTGTATCGAGGTCGAGCAGGAGATCTACGCCCACCCGCACATCGCCGAATGCTCGGTCTTCGGGATTCCCGACGAACGGCTCGGAGAGATTCCGGCGGCGGTTTACCTCGTCAAGGAGGGCCACGACGTCGATCCCGAGGACCTCAAGGAATTCCTCGCCGAGCGGCTCGCCAAGTTCAAGATTCCGCAGTTTCTCTGGCATGTCGAGGATGCGCTGCCGCGGCTTGGCACCCAGAAGATCGACAAGCCGACCCTGCGCGCGCGCTATCAGGCGCTCGCCGAAAAAGCCGGAACCGCTTGA